The Myxococcales bacterium genome window below encodes:
- a CDS encoding LptF/LptG family permease encodes MGDGENDRGTGQTTAVIRRGRPGRKLYAYFIREAIVPICFALFGLTLVVLANDLVRLMPLASRGVESADIAIIAGFKAIPMLATMIPFSTLVGLLIALGRLGADQEILALDSCGIPTHRLSGPAFLLAALLTLPALWLQTTLVPWSHRGQQETWERVAVEQPWARIQAQKLTRFGSWQIYARSVSADRKHLEQVLLWTEELDETVFARRAEIVELEGQPAHLVLREGAILYAGKNSPRRISFDSMRAELPGESAPLERKAADDPIQALSLGELQTEAAARSASDAKPYLLEMHRRFAVPVSTGLFGFLAVPLFMTRRSHSRSSGGVVGLLATLAYYAVAQVGEGVVEALGMPTLGAWLPNFVLLAVALALFRRGVVRSNGQPERSRTPRRKTRTQTGPSRTRRFALHRYVGLRYAETAALSFGVIFVAYLLIDFVGRIDWFAQHSATPLEILRFYWARSWMLLANAAPMALLVGTGLTVSLLAAEGELLGMRACGIQAPKALASVMLLSLLAVPVYFVLINVVTPRMAALQDEVKIREIYGRSADYVSPRPVWYSTGSKLVESMSLSTETGVARTGITIYDLGEDGLPTARTDASSGLHVGRGRWRLSEPRRIKLGSDGIPIRVSASPYVQLGETFVADVDTHNLTLGELTNAIDDARAEKLDSTELEVEHQTRLAKPLACFLLPLVVLLYAVGGSPFPRPSATLSASVAIGVGYVLVTGFATSLGYGHTLSPALAAWTPTLLCGVLAGILGWRVWVRS; translated from the coding sequence ATGGGTGACGGCGAGAACGATCGCGGAACTGGGCAGACCACGGCAGTGATCCGCAGGGGCCGGCCCGGCCGGAAGCTGTACGCGTATTTCATTCGGGAAGCGATTGTCCCCATTTGCTTCGCACTCTTCGGTCTGACCCTCGTCGTGCTCGCGAACGACCTGGTGCGACTGATGCCGCTAGCGAGCCGCGGCGTCGAGAGCGCGGACATCGCAATCATCGCCGGTTTCAAGGCGATCCCGATGCTCGCCACGATGATTCCGTTTTCGACCTTGGTCGGCCTGCTCATCGCCCTCGGTCGCCTGGGCGCCGATCAGGAGATCCTCGCCCTCGACTCGTGCGGCATACCGACCCATCGATTGTCGGGGCCGGCGTTTCTCCTGGCGGCTTTGCTCACGCTGCCGGCGCTGTGGTTGCAGACGACTCTCGTGCCCTGGTCCCACCGCGGCCAGCAGGAGACTTGGGAGCGCGTGGCGGTCGAGCAACCCTGGGCTCGCATCCAGGCGCAGAAACTTACGCGCTTCGGTAGCTGGCAGATCTACGCGCGTTCTGTCTCGGCCGATCGCAAACATCTGGAACAGGTACTCCTCTGGACGGAGGAACTCGACGAGACGGTTTTTGCGCGCCGTGCCGAGATCGTCGAACTCGAGGGCCAGCCCGCGCATCTGGTGCTGCGCGAGGGCGCGATCCTCTACGCCGGGAAGAACTCGCCCCGTCGCATCAGCTTTGATTCGATGCGGGCCGAACTCCCAGGTGAATCCGCACCGCTCGAACGCAAAGCGGCCGACGATCCCATTCAAGCTCTCTCCCTGGGCGAGCTTCAGACAGAGGCCGCCGCCCGCAGCGCATCCGACGCTAAACCCTACTTGCTCGAAATGCATCGTCGTTTCGCAGTCCCGGTTTCTACCGGACTCTTCGGTTTTCTGGCGGTGCCGCTGTTCATGACGCGCCGCAGTCACTCGCGCTCGAGTGGTGGCGTCGTGGGTCTGCTCGCAACCCTGGCCTATTACGCAGTCGCGCAAGTGGGCGAAGGTGTGGTCGAGGCGCTCGGCATGCCGACCCTGGGCGCCTGGTTGCCCAACTTTGTATTGCTGGCCGTTGCACTGGCGCTATTCCGACGCGGCGTCGTGCGCAGCAACGGACAGCCCGAGCGCTCGCGCACGCCCCGGCGAAAAACCCGCACCCAGACGGGTCCGTCGCGGACGCGCCGTTTTGCATTACACCGCTATGTCGGCCTGCGTTATGCGGAGACCGCGGCGCTGAGTTTCGGCGTGATCTTCGTTGCCTACTTGCTGATCGACTTCGTGGGTCGCATCGACTGGTTCGCCCAGCACAGCGCGACCCCGCTCGAAATCCTCCGCTTCTACTGGGCGCGCAGCTGGATGCTCTTGGCAAACGCGGCACCGATGGCGTTGCTCGTCGGCACCGGGCTCACCGTGAGCTTGCTGGCCGCCGAAGGTGAACTGCTCGGCATGCGCGCCTGCGGGATTCAGGCCCCCAAGGCTCTCGCGTCCGTGATGCTCTTGTCGTTGCTTGCCGTGCCGGTCTATTTCGTGCTCATCAACGTGGTGACTCCGCGCATGGCCGCGCTGCAGGATGAAGTAAAGATCCGAGAGATCTACGGTCGCTCGGCCGACTACGTATCCCCTCGGCCCGTCTGGTATTCGACCGGCAGCAAGCTCGTCGAATCGATGAGTCTGTCGACCGAAACCGGCGTCGCGCGCACCGGGATCACGATCTACGACCTCGGCGAGGACGGCCTCCCCACGGCGCGCACCGACGCGAGTTCCGGGCTGCACGTGGGACGGGGTCGCTGGCGGTTGAGCGAGCCCCGGCGAATCAAGCTGGGATCCGACGGTATCCCCATTCGAGTCTCCGCATCGCCCTACGTCCAGCTCGGCGAGACGTTCGTCGCCGACGTCGACACCCACAACCTGACCCTGGGCGAGCTCACCAATGCAATCGACGACGCCCGCGCCGAAAAACTCGACTCGACCGAACTCGAAGTCGAGCACCAGACCCGGCTCGCCAAGCCGCTGGCCTGCTTCCTGTTGCCCCTCGTCGTGTTGCTCTACGCCGTTGGCGGCTCGCCCTTCCCACGTCCTTCCGCAACCCTTTCAGCGAGCGTTGCCATTGGCGTGGGCTACGTCCTGGTTACCGGATTCGCAACCTCCCTCGGCTACGGCCACACGCTATCCCCCGCGCTCGCGGCGTGGACGCCTACTTTGCTGTGCGGGGTACTGGCGGGCATTCTCGGTTGGCGGGTGTGGGTGCGTTCTTGA
- a CDS encoding ABC transporter ATP-binding protein, protein MQPFRYFPSQYPKETALTVGYLILSAAAEGLGLATAVPLLALAMQEDQVTVGSGSEAIDRVSAALNSIGLPFELWSLALVIGILIWVKAGLVILAWRHVGNAVARISTRLRLELLSALFRARWSYFQEYSLGRLSTALSVEATRTANAFRDFALATQSVFLSIVGVCVALVISWKIALLSLVGGAMTIAILHFLVRMAGKAGRKQSKVINDLLSRFSDVVPNVKLLKMMRREHLVGPLLEADTQRLKRAMRKEVLAHESLKGLQEPLTFVLLLVCLVYARNSGMLEFSEVSVMLLALARGLSKAQKVQACYQRTATAQPFLEAIVKLTEATKAAAEELHGGRAPTFERAIEIRGLSFAYHEKQVLDNVDLEFSAGEITALVGSSGSGKTTIIDLIAGLIQPSAGSVLIDGEPLDEIDLAAWRSSIGAVPQEVLLFNDTIRANVTMGDTNISDEDVIAALKAAGVWDEISEQRGGLDLLVGERGALLSGGQRTRIGIARALASRPKLLILDEATASLDPESERLLWDTIEGLRGSVTVIAISHQPALKRIADRVYRIRDGRAELESGEAEEAHAG, encoded by the coding sequence ATGCAGCCATTCCGCTACTTCCCGAGCCAGTATCCGAAAGAGACAGCCCTCACCGTCGGCTATCTGATCCTCTCCGCGGCTGCGGAAGGGCTCGGACTCGCGACCGCCGTGCCCTTGCTCGCACTTGCGATGCAGGAGGATCAAGTCACTGTGGGGTCTGGGTCGGAAGCCATCGACCGAGTGAGCGCTGCCCTCAATTCGATCGGTCTACCCTTCGAGCTTTGGAGCCTCGCACTCGTCATCGGTATTCTCATCTGGGTCAAGGCTGGGCTCGTAATCCTTGCCTGGCGCCACGTGGGCAACGCCGTCGCGCGGATTTCGACCCGGCTGCGGCTAGAACTATTGAGTGCGCTGTTCCGCGCGCGCTGGAGCTACTTCCAGGAGTATTCGCTCGGCCGGCTCAGCACGGCACTCTCGGTTGAGGCTACGCGTACCGCCAACGCCTTTCGAGATTTCGCGCTCGCGACCCAGAGTGTTTTCCTCTCCATTGTCGGCGTATGCGTGGCGCTCGTCATCTCCTGGAAGATTGCGCTGCTCAGCCTGGTCGGAGGCGCAATGACAATCGCCATCCTGCACTTCCTGGTGCGGATGGCGGGCAAGGCGGGACGCAAGCAATCGAAGGTGATCAACGATCTGCTCTCGCGGTTCTCAGACGTCGTTCCGAACGTGAAGTTGTTGAAGATGATGCGTCGAGAACATTTGGTCGGCCCGCTGCTCGAGGCCGATACCCAGCGCCTCAAGCGGGCGATGCGAAAGGAGGTGCTCGCCCATGAAAGCCTCAAAGGTCTCCAGGAGCCGCTTACCTTCGTGCTCCTGCTGGTCTGCCTCGTCTACGCGCGGAACTCCGGCATGCTCGAGTTTTCGGAAGTGTCGGTCATGCTGCTGGCCCTGGCGCGCGGGCTCTCGAAAGCGCAAAAGGTCCAGGCGTGTTACCAGCGCACGGCTACGGCCCAGCCTTTCCTCGAGGCGATCGTCAAACTGACCGAAGCGACTAAGGCGGCGGCCGAAGAGTTGCACGGGGGGCGCGCGCCCACATTCGAGCGCGCGATCGAGATCCGTGGTTTGAGCTTCGCCTACCATGAGAAGCAGGTGCTCGACAATGTCGATCTGGAGTTTTCGGCCGGAGAGATTACCGCGCTGGTCGGGTCCTCTGGCAGCGGAAAAACGACGATCATCGATCTGATTGCCGGCCTGATCCAGCCCTCGGCGGGGAGTGTATTGATCGACGGGGAACCGCTGGACGAAATCGATCTCGCGGCCTGGCGCTCGTCGATCGGCGCTGTGCCTCAGGAAGTTCTGCTGTTCAACGACACGATTCGCGCCAATGTGACGATGGGCGACACGAACATCTCGGACGAAGACGTGATCGCCGCATTGAAAGCCGCTGGGGTCTGGGATGAGATCAGCGAGCAACGCGGGGGTCTCGACCTCCTGGTCGGTGAGCGGGGCGCCTTGCTCTCAGGGGGGCAGCGTACGCGGATCGGCATTGCGCGCGCACTCGCTTCGCGGCCAAAGCTGTTGATTCTGGACGAGGCCACAGCTTCGCTCGACCCCGAGAGCGAACGCCTGCTTTGGGACACGATCGAGGGGTTGCGCGGCTCGGTGACGGTGATTGCAATTTCTCATCAACCCGCGCTCAAACGCATCGCCGATCGCGTGTATCGCATTCGCGACGGCCGAGCCGAACTCGAATCGGGCGAGGCCGAGGAGGCGCATGCCGGCTGA
- a CDS encoding enoyl-CoA hydratase, with translation MTDSVLLIKRDGPVATVTLNRPDQMNALSAALRLAIGNAFRELQDDGDIRAIVLTGAGRAFCAGMDLTELSAGGPDASGHDTSVVGQAEMVKGIASFEGPIIAAVNGHAITGGFELALACDLILASERAKFADTHARVGMLPGWGLSQKLPRLIGMARAKEISFTGNTIGPELAYEWGLVNRVVKPDELLSAAQSLASDMASCVPQVLVGYKKLIDEGAGMSLPEALAYERKAGIESAKAVSAEVISSRRAGVQSRGREQSDS, from the coding sequence ATGACAGATTCGGTACTGCTGATCAAGCGAGATGGGCCGGTGGCCACCGTAACCCTGAATCGACCGGATCAGATGAACGCTCTCTCGGCAGCCCTGCGTCTCGCCATCGGGAACGCCTTTCGCGAACTGCAGGACGACGGGGATATTCGCGCAATCGTCTTGACCGGCGCGGGTCGCGCGTTCTGCGCGGGGATGGATCTGACTGAACTCTCGGCCGGGGGCCCCGATGCCTCCGGGCACGACACCAGTGTTGTGGGTCAGGCTGAAATGGTAAAGGGCATTGCGAGCTTCGAGGGGCCGATCATCGCGGCGGTCAACGGTCATGCGATCACAGGTGGCTTCGAACTCGCGCTGGCCTGTGATCTGATCCTGGCCTCAGAGCGGGCAAAGTTCGCCGATACCCACGCGCGAGTCGGCATGCTGCCGGGCTGGGGCCTGAGCCAGAAACTCCCCAGGCTGATCGGGATGGCCCGGGCCAAGGAAATCAGTTTTACGGGCAACACCATAGGTCCAGAACTCGCTTACGAGTGGGGCCTGGTCAACCGAGTGGTGAAACCCGATGAACTTTTGTCGGCCGCGCAGTCGTTGGCAAGCGACATGGCATCCTGTGTTCCGCAGGTGCTCGTCGGATACAAGAAGCTGATCGACGAGGGTGCCGGCATGTCGCTCCCAGAAGCCCTGGCGTACGAACGCAAGGCGGGGATCGAATCCGCCAAAGCCGTATCGGCCGAAGTGATTTCGAGTCGACGCGCCGGCGTCCAGTCCCGCGGGCGTGAGCAAAGCGATTCCTAG
- a CDS encoding sulfotransferase: MASMSQFLPLASVRRLLEQHKVDDRYKKRARNWLLFSCLLEPLRWYEQLRYRRRIRETQLYGDPVFLLGFGRSGTTHLHNLFHQDPQFGVVSTYQSVVHPIALMGRNWLPGLFASRLPTRRPMDNVAISLDGPQEEEMAMINCTDHAPLHVMNFPRAIPELYDRYVSNLGEDQQAFEGWRRGYMEVLKKATILSGGKRLALKTPPNTARIRVLLEMFPDARFVNIVRNPYPVYQSMRNMYRKMLPGSVLQEFEWEDIDAWIVHAYRVQMQSYLEQRNLIPPGHLVEIRYEDLDVRPVSELEKIYKTLELGDFEVVRPLFERYLESLGSYEKNRFDFPPEIVNTVNENWGFAFEAFGYDRMPPRPISEPAIPETP, translated from the coding sequence ATGGCATCGATGTCGCAGTTCCTGCCCCTTGCGAGCGTGCGCCGGTTGCTCGAACAACACAAAGTCGACGACCGGTACAAGAAGCGCGCGCGAAACTGGCTGCTCTTCAGCTGCCTGCTCGAGCCGCTTCGCTGGTACGAGCAACTTCGCTACCGACGTCGCATCCGCGAAACCCAACTCTACGGGGATCCGGTTTTTTTGTTGGGATTCGGGCGCAGCGGCACCACGCATCTGCACAACCTTTTCCATCAGGACCCCCAATTTGGGGTGGTGAGTACCTATCAATCGGTCGTGCATCCGATCGCGCTGATGGGGAGAAACTGGTTGCCGGGTCTGTTCGCAAGCCGGCTTCCAACCAGGCGACCCATGGACAACGTCGCAATTTCCCTCGACGGGCCGCAGGAAGAAGAGATGGCGATGATCAACTGCACGGATCACGCCCCGCTTCACGTGATGAACTTTCCCAGGGCGATCCCGGAACTCTACGATCGTTATGTCTCGAACCTGGGAGAGGATCAGCAGGCCTTCGAAGGTTGGCGTCGCGGATACATGGAAGTCTTGAAGAAGGCCACGATTCTCTCGGGAGGCAAGCGGCTGGCGCTCAAGACGCCGCCCAATACCGCTCGCATCAGGGTCTTGCTCGAGATGTTCCCGGACGCTCGGTTCGTGAACATCGTGCGCAATCCCTACCCGGTCTATCAATCGATGCGGAACATGTACCGCAAGATGTTGCCGGGCTCGGTGTTGCAGGAGTTCGAGTGGGAGGACATCGACGCCTGGATCGTTCACGCCTACCGGGTGCAAATGCAGAGCTACCTCGAACAGCGAAACCTGATTCCGCCCGGACATCTGGTCGAGATTCGTTACGAAGATCTCGACGTGCGCCCGGTGTCCGAGCTCGAAAAAATCTACAAGACCCTCGAACTCGGCGATTTCGAAGTCGTGCGCCCGCTGTTCGAGCGCTACCTCGAGAGCCTGGGCAGCTATGAAAAGAACCGCTTCGATTTTCCTCCCGAGATCGTGAACACCGTCAATGAAAACTGGGGGTTCGCGTTCGAGGCCTTCGGCTACGATCGCATGCCGCCCCGACCGATCAGCGAACCAGCAATCCCGGAGACCCCATGA